From a single Rutidosis leptorrhynchoides isolate AG116_Rl617_1_P2 chromosome 5, CSIRO_AGI_Rlap_v1, whole genome shotgun sequence genomic region:
- the LOC139848788 gene encoding uncharacterized protein, protein MGNTIVVLTPVVHGLVKLAGLTPQTMEIELGTLMNIWVPKETVTKNDDGDFVYVPPNKPAVLLLHSFGLDGIFTWFLQVLALTKDYSVYVPYFLFFGGSITDSTERSASFQARFVAKGLEKLRVEKVTLVGLSYGGMVGFKMAKMYPKLVKSMVMSATVIELTESISRDSYKRLGITKWSDLLMPETVDGLKYLFCAAFYNFPWLPDFVYRDILETMYTNLKQRNELLEALVVPDNDASDTHFSQMIHLLWAEDDVIFTLDLATTMKKQLGENATLDSIKDAGHLVPLEKSSAYNKRLKCVLERGTKYQRADHKY, encoded by the exons ATGGGAAACACGATAGTGGTGTTAACCCCTGTAGTTCACGGGCTCGTAAAACTAGCAGGGTTAACACCGCAAACTATGGAAATAGAGCTTGGAACCCTGATGAATATCTGGGTTCCAAAAGAAACCGTCACCAAAAATGATGACGGAGATTTTGTTTATGTACCACCAAACAAGCCCGCGGTACTACTTCTTCATTCATTCGGGTTAGATGGTATTTTCACATGGTTTTTACAAGTTTTGGCCTTAACCAAGGATTATTCGGTTTACGTGCCCTATTTTTTGTTCTTCGGTGGTTCAATCACCGATAGTACTGAAAGGTCGGCTAGTTTTCAAGCGAGGTTTGTGGCTAAAGGGTTGGAGAAGTTGCGCGTTGAGAAAGTGACATTGGTAGggttaagttatggtgggatggttGGGTTCAAGATGGCTAAAATGTACCCGAAATTGGTCAAGTCTATGGTCATGTCTGCAACCGTTATTGAGTTAACTGAATCTATTAGCCGTGATTCATATAAACGACTTGGTATCACAAAATGGTCGGATCTTTTGATGCCCGAAACAGTAGATGGGTTGAAATATTTGTTTTGTGCTGCATTTTATAATTTCCCATGGCTTCCTGATTTTGTTTACCGAGACATTCTTGAG ACGATGTATACAAATCTCAAACAAAGAAACGAACTGTTGGAAGCTTTAGTTGTTCCAGACAATGATGCAAGTGATACTCACTTTTCTCAG ATGATACATTTGTTGTGGGCGGAAGATGACGTTATCTTCACCCTTGATCTTGCGACGACTATGAAAAA GCAATTGGGTGAAAATGCCACGTTGGATTCGATTAAGGACGCCGGGCATCTAGTACCGTTGGAAAAATCATCTGCGTATAACAAACGACTTAAATGTGTTCTTGAGCGAGGAACGAAATACCAACGAGCCGATCATAAATATTAA